A single region of the Xiphophorus maculatus strain JP 163 A chromosome 3, X_maculatus-5.0-male, whole genome shotgun sequence genome encodes:
- the zbtb32 gene encoding zinc finger and BTB domain-containing protein 32 isoform X1 produces the protein MRTSSIFSERSEMIRINNTQYYHFLQQADVLRQSGSFCDAIISVQSQTFRAHRLVLACASRALAQHLAKSNADSPAHCTLEYFSPHTFQQVLDFTYTQALEVPVKDLQQLLRAAQVLEMQLLEDQCRKQLDSLKAREKDKNGEAVDLTEEDKSVEEKDQKQKGRPVPEDKVQKTSSPVEKPSIAIGMENVSIADSTDIPTNQKSPKRKAKLSPMSATPFNRDSVITRPNTSGSSFSSAWAFPTNMWDNGNHLNTLMRIAGNYSNFFASHPLPSSNQTSVVCPFPLSSQHMFPLLSSHFQTPLQSTALGYSRLHPHPYTQNLYTETSRMGSMIKNGILKRKKLSHTSQTVETRYPEMPKVREKADGCQHCSSRLLCDPMLRESASTQLGQNCDGCQFCGRDAVQHEANARDHRGEKPYQCKHCPKKFSLKHQLDTHHRVHTGEKPFECRLCGQRSRDYSAMIKHLRTHGGAAPYQCTVCLEFCSSLVAMQRHVKSHAVQDFPPDWSINNTYLYISHI, from the exons ATGCG aaccTCGTCGATATTTTCAGAACGTTCAGAAATGATCCGAATCAACAACACTCAATACTACCACTTTCTGCAGCAGGCAGATGTCCTCCGTCAATCAGGGTCGTTTTGCGATGCCATCATCTCGGTGCAGAGCCAAACGTTTCGGGCGCATCGGTTAGTTCTAGCCTGTGCTAGTAGAGCCTTAGCACAGCACCTAGCCAAAAGCAACGCAGACAGCCCAGCCCATTGCACATTGGAGTATTTCTCTCCCCACACCTTCCAGCAAGTTTTAGACTTCACCTACACTCAAGCGCTTGAAGTGCCGGTGAaagacctgcagcagctgctacGAGCCGCCCAGGTCttagaaatgcagctactgGAAGACCAGTGCCGAAAGCAGCTGGACAGTCTCAAAGCCAGAGAGAAGGACAAAAATGGAGAAGCAGTAGACCTCACAGAGGAAGATAAAAGTGTAGAAGAGAAAGATCAAAAGCAAAAAGGTAGACCAGTTCCTGAGGACAAAGTCCAAAAAACATCCTCCCCGGTAGAAAAGCCAAGCATTGCCATCGGcatggaaaatgtttcaatcGCTGATTCTACGGATATCCCCACCAACCAAAAGTCCCCAAAAAGGAAGGCAAAATTGTCCCCGATGTCAGCGACACCGTTCAACAGAGATAGTGTCATTACCAGGCCCAACACCAGCGGTTCCTCTTTCTCTTCTGCATGGGCATTCCCTACAAACATGTGGGACAATGGGAATCACTTAAACACCCTAATGCGAATTGCAGGGAACTATTCTAACTTTTTTGCATCTCATCCCCTTCCGTCCTCCAACCAGACCTCTGTAGTATGCCCATTCCCCCTCTCTTCTCAACACATGTTCCCTTTACTCAGTTCCCATTTTCAAACTCCCCTTCAAAGCACGGCACTAGGCTACTCACGTTTGCACCCCCATCCCTACACTCAAAATCTGTACACGGAGACTTCGAGGATGGGCAGCATGATCAAGAACGgcattttgaagagaaaaaaattgagcCACACTAGTCAAACTGTGGAAACAAG GTATCCCGAAATGCCAAAAGTCAGAGAAAAAGCTGACGGGTGCCAACACTGCAGTTCAAGACTCCTCTGTGATCCGATGCTGCGGGAGTCAGCCTCCACACAATTAG GTCAAAACTGTGATGGATGTCAGTTCTGTGGAAGAGATGCCGTGCAACATGAAGCGAATGCTAGAGACCACAGAGGAGAAAAACCCTACCAGTGCAAACACTGTCCAAAGAAGTTTAGCCTAAAACATCAGCTCGATACACATCATCGCGTTCATACGG GAGAGAAGCCGTTTGAGTGTCGCCTCTGTGGTCAGCGCTCACGGGACTACTCTGCCATGATCAAACACCTCCGGACCCATGGAGGCGCAGCGCCCTACCAGTGCACCGTGTGCCTGGAGTTCTGCAGCAGCCTGGTCGCCATGCAGAGGCACGTCAAGAGCCACGCTGTGCAGGACTTCCCCCCTGACTGGAGCATCAACAACACCTACTTGTACATCTCCCACATATGA
- the zbtb32 gene encoding zinc finger and BTB domain-containing protein 32 isoform X2, translating into MIRINNTQYYHFLQQADVLRQSGSFCDAIISVQSQTFRAHRLVLACASRALAQHLAKSNADSPAHCTLEYFSPHTFQQVLDFTYTQALEVPVKDLQQLLRAAQVLEMQLLEDQCRKQLDSLKAREKDKNGEAVDLTEEDKSVEEKDQKQKGRPVPEDKVQKTSSPVEKPSIAIGMENVSIADSTDIPTNQKSPKRKAKLSPMSATPFNRDSVITRPNTSGSSFSSAWAFPTNMWDNGNHLNTLMRIAGNYSNFFASHPLPSSNQTSVVCPFPLSSQHMFPLLSSHFQTPLQSTALGYSRLHPHPYTQNLYTETSRMGSMIKNGILKRKKLSHTSQTVETRYPEMPKVREKADGCQHCSSRLLCDPMLRESASTQLGQNCDGCQFCGRDAVQHEANARDHRGEKPYQCKHCPKKFSLKHQLDTHHRVHTGEKPFECRLCGQRSRDYSAMIKHLRTHGGAAPYQCTVCLEFCSSLVAMQRHVKSHAVQDFPPDWSINNTYLYISHI; encoded by the exons ATGATCCGAATCAACAACACTCAATACTACCACTTTCTGCAGCAGGCAGATGTCCTCCGTCAATCAGGGTCGTTTTGCGATGCCATCATCTCGGTGCAGAGCCAAACGTTTCGGGCGCATCGGTTAGTTCTAGCCTGTGCTAGTAGAGCCTTAGCACAGCACCTAGCCAAAAGCAACGCAGACAGCCCAGCCCATTGCACATTGGAGTATTTCTCTCCCCACACCTTCCAGCAAGTTTTAGACTTCACCTACACTCAAGCGCTTGAAGTGCCGGTGAaagacctgcagcagctgctacGAGCCGCCCAGGTCttagaaatgcagctactgGAAGACCAGTGCCGAAAGCAGCTGGACAGTCTCAAAGCCAGAGAGAAGGACAAAAATGGAGAAGCAGTAGACCTCACAGAGGAAGATAAAAGTGTAGAAGAGAAAGATCAAAAGCAAAAAGGTAGACCAGTTCCTGAGGACAAAGTCCAAAAAACATCCTCCCCGGTAGAAAAGCCAAGCATTGCCATCGGcatggaaaatgtttcaatcGCTGATTCTACGGATATCCCCACCAACCAAAAGTCCCCAAAAAGGAAGGCAAAATTGTCCCCGATGTCAGCGACACCGTTCAACAGAGATAGTGTCATTACCAGGCCCAACACCAGCGGTTCCTCTTTCTCTTCTGCATGGGCATTCCCTACAAACATGTGGGACAATGGGAATCACTTAAACACCCTAATGCGAATTGCAGGGAACTATTCTAACTTTTTTGCATCTCATCCCCTTCCGTCCTCCAACCAGACCTCTGTAGTATGCCCATTCCCCCTCTCTTCTCAACACATGTTCCCTTTACTCAGTTCCCATTTTCAAACTCCCCTTCAAAGCACGGCACTAGGCTACTCACGTTTGCACCCCCATCCCTACACTCAAAATCTGTACACGGAGACTTCGAGGATGGGCAGCATGATCAAGAACGgcattttgaagagaaaaaaattgagcCACACTAGTCAAACTGTGGAAACAAG GTATCCCGAAATGCCAAAAGTCAGAGAAAAAGCTGACGGGTGCCAACACTGCAGTTCAAGACTCCTCTGTGATCCGATGCTGCGGGAGTCAGCCTCCACACAATTAG GTCAAAACTGTGATGGATGTCAGTTCTGTGGAAGAGATGCCGTGCAACATGAAGCGAATGCTAGAGACCACAGAGGAGAAAAACCCTACCAGTGCAAACACTGTCCAAAGAAGTTTAGCCTAAAACATCAGCTCGATACACATCATCGCGTTCATACGG GAGAGAAGCCGTTTGAGTGTCGCCTCTGTGGTCAGCGCTCACGGGACTACTCTGCCATGATCAAACACCTCCGGACCCATGGAGGCGCAGCGCCCTACCAGTGCACCGTGTGCCTGGAGTTCTGCAGCAGCCTGGTCGCCATGCAGAGGCACGTCAAGAGCCACGCTGTGCAGGACTTCCCCCCTGACTGGAGCATCAACAACACCTACTTGTACATCTCCCACATATGA